In a single window of the Rhizobiaceae bacterium genome:
- a CDS encoding ABC transporter permease codes for MRSDRLTTAPVGLKIAAAAGLLFLHVPILLIFVYAFTTEEKSYQWPPPGFTAKWFAVTWNRPDVWEALTLSVKVAAISTLIAIILGTLCAAAVSRSKFFGRETISLLVILPIALPGIITGISLRSAFSLMNIPFSTWTIVLGHATFCIVVVYNNAVARFRRTSGSMIEASYDLGADGFQTFRYIVLPNIGTALLAGGMLAFALSFDEVIVTTFTAGQQQTLPIWMLEELVRPRQRPVTNVVAMVVVLVTLLPILAAYYLTRDGDQVAGSGK; via the coding sequence ATGCGCTCTGACCGCCTGACCACCGCGCCTGTCGGATTGAAGATCGCGGCGGCGGCGGGGCTGCTGTTCCTGCATGTGCCGATCCTGCTGATCTTCGTCTACGCGTTCACGACCGAGGAAAAGAGCTACCAGTGGCCGCCGCCCGGCTTCACGGCGAAATGGTTCGCGGTGACCTGGAACCGCCCCGATGTCTGGGAAGCGCTGACGCTGTCGGTAAAGGTCGCGGCGATCTCGACGCTGATTGCGATCATTCTCGGCACGCTTTGCGCGGCAGCGGTGAGCCGCTCCAAATTCTTCGGGCGCGAGACGATCTCGCTGCTGGTCATCCTGCCGATTGCGCTGCCGGGCATCATCACCGGCATCTCGCTGCGGTCGGCCTTCAGCCTGATGAACATTCCGTTCTCGACATGGACCATCGTGCTCGGTCATGCGACCTTCTGCATCGTCGTTGTCTACAACAACGCGGTGGCGCGCTTCAGGCGCACATCCGGCTCGATGATCGAGGCTTCCTACGATCTTGGCGCGGACGGTTTCCAGACCTTTCGCTACATCGTGCTGCCGAACATAGGAACCGCGCTGCTGGCGGGCGGCATGCTCGCCTTCGCGCTTTCCTTCGACGAGGTGATTGTCACCACTTTCACCGCAGGACAGCAGCAGACTTTGCCGATCTGGATGCTGGAGGAACTGGTGCGGCCTCGCCAACGCCCCGTCACGAATGTCGTGGCGATGGTCGTCGTGCTGGTGACGCTGCTGCCGATCCTCGCCGCTTACTATCTCACCCGGGACGGCGACCAGGTCGCCGGTTCCGGCAAATAA
- a CDS encoding ABC transporter ATP-binding protein — MVSAVSFQKVSRHFGAVRAVDAVDLDIEPGEFFAMLGPSGSGKTTCLRLIAGFEQPTSGSISIFGERAEGVPPYRRNVNTVFQDYALFPHLNVLDNVAYGLMVKGIGRAERLREAEDALSLVRLPGYGARMPGQLSGGQRQRVALARALVNRPKVLLLDEPLGALDLKLRENMQEELKLLQKSLGVTFIFVTHDQGEALSMADRVAVFNDGRIMQVGTPHDIYQRPASRFVADFVGSSNVLPPDFVKLHSGQGRWASLRPESIRVKRELGGAGIPADVVALNYLGASTRVALDTGGLRLHATIPAGQPLPEPGERVTISFNREQIHLMDGEA; from the coding sequence ATGGTTTCCGCAGTTTCATTTCAAAAGGTTTCCCGGCATTTCGGCGCGGTGAGGGCGGTCGACGCGGTCGATCTCGACATCGAGCCGGGGGAGTTCTTTGCAATGCTCGGCCCGTCCGGCTCCGGCAAGACGACCTGCCTGCGGCTGATCGCGGGGTTCGAACAACCGACCTCGGGAAGCATCTCGATATTCGGCGAGCGGGCGGAAGGTGTTCCGCCCTATCGGCGCAATGTAAACACCGTGTTTCAGGACTACGCACTGTTTCCGCACCTCAACGTGCTGGACAATGTCGCTTACGGCCTGATGGTGAAGGGCATTGGCCGCGCCGAGCGCCTGCGGGAAGCCGAGGATGCGCTGTCGCTGGTGCGCCTCCCCGGCTACGGCGCGCGCATGCCCGGCCAGCTTTCCGGCGGGCAGCGGCAGCGTGTGGCGTTGGCGCGCGCCCTCGTCAACCGGCCAAAGGTGCTGCTGCTGGACGAGCCGCTCGGCGCGCTCGATCTCAAGCTGCGCGAAAACATGCAGGAAGAGCTGAAGCTGCTGCAAAAATCGCTCGGCGTGACATTCATCTTCGTCACACACGATCAGGGCGAGGCGCTTTCGATGGCCGACCGCGTGGCGGTCTTCAACGATGGCCGGATCATGCAGGTCGGCACCCCGCACGATATCTATCAGCGGCCCGCTTCGCGCTTCGTCGCTGATTTCGTCGGCTCGTCCAACGTGCTGCCGCCTGATTTCGTCAAGCTTCATTCGGGGCAGGGTCGCTGGGCAAGCCTGAGACCGGAATCCATTCGCGTGAAGCGCGAACTCGGCGGGGCCGGCATTCCCGCCGATGTGGTCGCGCTCAACTATCTCGGCGCCTCGACCCGCGTTGCGCTCGACACCGGCGGCCTGCGGCTGCATGCCACCATTCCGGCGGGCCAGCCGCTGCCCGAGCCCGGGGAGCGGGTGACTATCAGTTTCAATCGCGAGCAGATCCATCTCATGGACGGCGAGGCATGA
- a CDS encoding ABC transporter permease — protein MSTASAAIQSGSAVLPRRGGVLNALSDAFWRNPRLLLFLMLTPPVLWLGIVYLGSLLALLLQSFFSIDEFSGLINRQFTLKTYGELLLPSNMDIMIRTVVMAAAVTVAAAIVAFPIAYFAARYARGKWKALFYLGVMLPLWSSYLVKVYAWKLILAKEGILTWALGKLHLQWLLDAWLSLPIIGGNSLSVSFTGTFIVFVYVWLPFMILPIQAALERVPGNLIEASADLGASPAQTFRNVLFPLALPGIVAGSIFTFSLTLGDYIIPQIIGNSQYFIGQAVYSLQGTAGNIPLAAAFTVVPIVVMGLYLWMARRLGAFDAL, from the coding sequence ATGAGCACAGCATCCGCCGCCATCCAGTCGGGGAGCGCGGTACTGCCGCGCCGTGGCGGTGTGCTGAACGCGCTGTCGGATGCGTTCTGGCGCAATCCGCGCCTGCTGCTTTTCCTGATGCTGACGCCGCCGGTGCTCTGGCTCGGCATCGTTTATCTCGGCTCGCTGCTCGCCCTGCTGCTGCAAAGCTTCTTTTCGATCGATGAGTTTTCCGGCCTGATCAATCGCCAGTTCACGCTCAAGACCTATGGCGAGCTTCTGCTGCCGTCCAACATGGACATCATGATCCGCACGGTGGTCATGGCGGCGGCGGTGACGGTTGCCGCGGCAATCGTGGCGTTTCCCATCGCCTATTTCGCGGCGCGCTATGCGCGCGGCAAGTGGAAGGCGCTGTTCTATCTCGGCGTCATGCTGCCGCTCTGGTCGAGCTACCTGGTCAAGGTCTACGCGTGGAAGCTCATTCTCGCCAAGGAGGGCATCCTGACATGGGCGCTCGGCAAGCTGCACCTGCAGTGGCTGCTGGATGCCTGGCTGTCGCTGCCCATCATCGGCGGCAATTCCCTGTCCGTGTCGTTCACCGGCACGTTCATCGTGTTCGTCTATGTCTGGCTGCCGTTCATGATCCTGCCGATACAGGCCGCGCTCGAACGTGTTCCGGGAAACCTGATAGAGGCATCGGCAGACCTTGGCGCGTCGCCTGCGCAGACCTTCCGCAATGTGCTTTTTCCGCTCGCGCTGCCGGGGATCGTCGCAGGGTCGATCTTCACGTTCTCCCTGACCCTTGGAGATTACATCATTCCGCAAATCATCGGGAACTCCCAATATTTCATCGGGCAGGCGGTCTATTCTTTGCAGGGCACGGCGGGGAATATCCCGCTCGCCGCCGCATTCACCGTCGTGCCGATCGTCGTCATGGGCCTCTATCTCTGGATGGCCCGCCGCCTGGGGGCGTTCGATGCACTGTGA